CTTTACTGGAAGTTTATTGACCGCCTGGATATCGTTCATAATCCTCTCTCCTTAATGGGGGGCTTTCACTTGTGGTATTTTTCGCCCCTTATAATCGTAAATGCCCGGTAGACCTGCTCAAGAAGCATCACACGTATGAGTTGATGGTTGAAGGTCATGTTTGAAAAGCTGAGCAGCAGGCCGGCGTCTTTTTCAAAAGCCTTTTCATGACCTTCTGGTGCGCCGGTGTAAAAGAACAGATGCTTGGTCGAACTGTTAAGGTTGTTACTGATAAATTCTGCGAAGGTCTCTGATGACATCATTTGTCCCGAAGGTGAGAGGACAATGTGGATTCCCTCGCGGGTCTGCTTCCTTATTGATTTCGCCTCGATGATTTCTGCAGGGACATATCTCTGAATTCTCTTCATATAATCATCTACAAGTTCACTGACAGGGCCTTTAAATGTCTTTCCTGCAAAATTAAAGACGATCTTCAATCAGGAAAGCCTTTTGGCGTTGAGCCACATGCCTTCAATGTCGTAATACCTCCTCATATCATCCTGGAAGATGTGAACAATAACATCGAAGTAGTCCATGAGAATCCAGCGGCCTTCATCAGCACCTTCCGTGCTGAACGGTCTGCCGGCGTTCTCCCTCAGATATTCACATATGGCCCTGACCTGCCTGTCGGAAGAACCGGTTGCAATTATTATAAAATCGGTCATTGACGAGAGCTTCCTGACATCGAGCACAACGATATCTC
The nucleotide sequence above comes from Desulfomonilia bacterium. Encoded proteins:
- a CDS encoding 23S rRNA (pseudouridine(1915)-N(3))-methyltransferase RlmH, which translates into the protein MKIVFNFAGKTFKGPVSELVDDYMKRIQRYVPAEIIEAKSIRKQTREGIHIVLSPSGQMMSSETFAEFISNNLNSSTKHLFFYTGAPEGHEKAFEKDAGLLLSFSNMTFNHQLIRVMLLEQVYRAFTIIRGEKYHK
- the rsfS gene encoding ribosome silencing factor; the encoded protein is MNRALWSQIKEKLEETKARDIVVLDVRKLSSMTDFIIIATGSSDRQVRAICEYLRENAGRPFSTEGADEGRWILMDYFDVIVHIFQDDMRRYYDIEGMWLNAKRLS